Proteins co-encoded in one Daphnia carinata strain CSIRO-1 chromosome 3, CSIRO_AGI_Dcar_HiC_V3, whole genome shotgun sequence genomic window:
- the LOC130697522 gene encoding protein embryonic gonad-like has product MNQKCKVCGEPAAGFHFGAFTCEGCKSFFGRTYSNVSAIGECKNGGMCVINKKNRTSCKACRLRKCLLVGMSKSGSRYGRRSNWFKIHCLLQEQTGMDAPLGSAGLGGSGNHPDLSMFKRHHAMAVGSGSPGGCNSSDTTGDKEKSGHNNNNNNMSSSSSVVSGRSDSPMDDNDDCAASKENLRMLLTGSPSESFNLFHHHHSNHKRKNSTSPTRGGGLLAIAGLPFGGHHQTPSSPLTVADPVRTSSPKLSAESSGRRSLVYPSSHFLYPLIARQHHPYRSSVEFRRSGSPSSIPSPVDSLPEQDGPIDLSCKASSSSSSSSPFGQHQSMCHIRAEILTELDDEEEDLHHLMTSETGAPLDLTTKG; this is encoded by the exons ATGAATCAAAAGTGCAAGGTGTGCGGCGAACCGGCGGCCGGGTTCCACTTCGGCGCCTTTACCTGCGAAGGATGCAAA TCGTTTTTCGGCCGGACGTACAGCAATGTGTCGGCGATCGGCGAGTGCAAGAACGGCGGCATGTGTGTCATCAACAAGAAGAACCGGACGTCGTGCAAAGCCTGCCGACTGCGCAAGTGCCTCCTGGTGGGCATGTCCAAGAGCGGCTCCCGCTACGGCCGCCGCTCCAACTGGTTCAAAATCCATTGCCTCCTTCAGGAGCAGACTGGAATGGACGCGCCGCTGGGAAGCGCCGGACTGGGCGGTAGCGGCAACCACCCGGATTTGAGCATGTTTAAACGCCATCACGCCATGGCGGTGGGTAGCGGAAGTCCCGGAGGTTGCAACAGTTCCGACACCACGGGCGACAAGGAGAAATCGGgacacaacaacaataacaacaacatgtcgtcatcgtcgtcggTTGTATCCGGCCGGAGCGACTCTCCTATGGATGACAACGACGATTGCGCTGCGTCGAAAGAAAATTTGCGGATGCTACTCACCGGAAGCCCTTCGGAATCGTTCAACCTTTTCCACCACCATCACAGCAATCACAAGCGGAAGAATTCGACATCACCCACAAGAGGCGGAGGGCTTTTAGCCATTGCCGGATTGCCTTTCGGAGGCCATCATCAAACACCGTCATCACCTTTAACTGTCGCCGATCCCGTCCGGACGAGTAGCCCGAAACTGTCGGCTGAATCGAGCGGACGTCGATCTCTGGTCTATCCGAGTAGTCATTTCTTGTATCCGCTCATTGCCCGCCAACATCATCCGTACCGATCGTCGGTCGAATTCCGGAGATCTGGAAGCCCGTCATCTATTCCGAGTCCCGTTGATTCTCTACCTGAACAGGACGGACCGATTGATTTGTCTTGTAAAgcgtcgtcttcttcgtcttcgtcatcGCCTTTCGGACAACACCAGTCCATGTGCCACATCCGGGCGGAAATCCTCACCGAATTggatgacgaagaagaggatCTTCATCATTTAATGACGAGCGAAACGGGAGCTCCGCTCGATCTCACCACCAAAGGTTGA